ACGCTCCCCTCTCTGTTTTGCTCTGTTTCTTGAAGCTTCTTGAATCGGTTGAGAAGTGTGGTAGATGGAAAGCTTCGAACATTACGTTGGAGACAAAGTGTTCGAACGCGAAACACTTGTGGTCTTGCTTGTAATAAAACACGCCGGGCTGGATCGAGTTAGCAGCCATTGAAAGATCCCATCCCGCGAGTTTCATCTGTTGGACCATTAGCTTGACGAACCCTCTGATGGATTTGACTGTGTGGTTCAGATAAGCGACGAAGTGGGTCTGATTCAGCGCAGAGAGGTGAAGATTGTCTAAAGGGTTGCAGAGCTGTCCGCTTTGGTCAAGTCTCTTCTCTGTTAACTTGTTCTGTTTTGTCGTTTCTTCGAGCTTCTCTCTTAGAAACAGAATCTCTGAGTCTTTGAGCTTACACTGAGACTCAAGCTTCCTCCCCATTATCTCATACGTTTTCAGTAAACTCCTCAGCTCTTGAATCTCTGCGAGAACCAGAGTTCTTTCGGGGTTTGGATCCATCTGTTTCGTCGAGAAACATTGTTTCAGCTCAGACAAAGTCTTCAGCTCGGAGACCACCAAGTTGTCTGCTTTCTGAATCCCTATTGCGTCGTACGGAGACTGAGAGTGCTGTAGCTGCGCATAACCCGCTTTTATTGTAGAAACAGTAGCAAACAGCTTCGCAAGAAGAGCTTCTAAGGATAGACGTCTCTCATACTCTTCCTCAAGCTTGTAGAAAGACTCAGAGATATTGGCATTCTTGGAATCCAACTTTAACTTCTTCACATCTTCCTCTGGAGCAACACCGGTTAACTTATGAATGTTGAGAACTTTAGCAAACGTGCGTCTGAATTTACCCTTGGGAGCAACAGCCCTTGGTTTCACTGTCTCCATCTGCAGATCCAATCACAAAGAAGCTTGAAAGTATCAAGAACACAGTAACAAATAGGACAAAGAAATAACACCAGAAAAGGAATTCAAAAGCAGAGAAGAGGAGAGGAGAGGACTTGTAATGATGAATATAAAGAAAAAGAGCTACAAGCTTTAATTCTAGGATCCAGGAGCGTTAATGGAGGGCCACAAGGTTTCTTTATGTAATATTCTCCAAATAGGACTCGCTTTATGCAAAGAATTATATGGAAAAAGCTCAACGTAAAAGAATGTTTCCCTGATAAAAAAATATATATCAACATAAGAGAGATCCATAAAATGGATACTGCTATAAAATATTCAACAAGAGTTGTGAAAACTTCATGGTTCATGCTTAAAATATTAATCAACAAAGAGTTGTGAAGACTTTAATGGTCAAATCTACTTTTATTTTTCTTCCTTAAATTTATTTATGTGGGGATATTTAGTCAAAATGTGCTGCTACAAAACAAAGAATAATTAAAGATTTGCAAAAGATTTCACCGATGCAGAATAATCCACCTCTCTCAAAAGAAACATTGAAAAAAAAAAACAGATCAAATATGCATTTACCATGTAACATAACCTTAATGTAAAACCAGTATATTATTATACCGTAGTGCCTCAAAAATCCCTTAGAAAAAACAGTACAAACCTTTTAAAAAATGGTAAAAAAAATGGTTTGATAATCATGTGAAACAACAAGACAACCTCAAAGCCTGACAAACCCACCAAACACATTCAGTACAAGACCCACAACCTATGTCTCATTCTAGACTCAAAACGCACTAGCAGCAGCGGTCTAAACGCTACGTCACTAACCAAACAAAACCTTAAGACACTCTCATCTACATACGCTTAAGCAGAAGTCTTGGGTCTAATAAACCTAAGAGAACTTCACAAAAAAAGTGGAATGTTATAATGAGACTGAATATTTCAACACAAACCAGAAAAACCCAGATTTAAAAAATTCAAAGTTTGAAAATTTCAGAAGCAAGTTTCTTACAAGTAAGCCAATAAAGTCAAAGGTTGTACCTTGCGAAAGTTGCAAGCTTCTCTCTTTGTTTAATGTTGGAGGTGTCTCACTTCATCATACAGTAAATCTGAAGAAAGAAACTTGAGAATCTGACAAACCAACCTCTGCTTTAAACCCTGCAGACTAAATCAATTCAAAACGACATTACAAATCTCAAACATAGAACCCAGTTGAGAAAAAAAAAGATAAAAGAAAAAAGATATTAAAAATCCAAACTTTTGTGTGTGTTTTTTCCTTTTTGCTGTAAAGGATGAAAGTCCTAAAACCCTTATTGTGATTAGCTAACAACAATGGGGATTAGGCCCACGAGACCAGCGACATGAACCTTCCATTGCATTAAATAAATAAAGACGAGAAAGAAAAAAACGCAATAATGGAATCGAATCATTCACCAGAAACCCACATGAAAGCTAACAACAACAGTAGAAATATAAACACTCACCAGGTTAGATCCTGCTTGAAAAAACTACAAGTAACAGAGAGAGAGAGGGATGTTAAATGAGAGCTAGAGCTGAAACGGGCAAGAGGGATAGGAGATGAAAGGATTTTAAGAAGAAGAATAATGTGAAATGACGGAAAAGGGCAACCACAGAGACCAAAGTTTAGCACAGCAAAGCGGCAGCGTTGGGTGGGTGTTTCAACGTGTTTCAATGTGTTTCAGGTTGTAGGGGTGGGGAAAATACCCAAACCAAACCGATCCAAACCAAACTGTGCTCTTTACGTAATCCAATTGGTTCATGTTTTACTCAACCTGAATGGTTTAGTTTGGTTTGGGTTCAAATTGAACCAAACCGAACCAAACCGATGATCCAATATATTTTTATCTATAAATATATATATATATATATATATATGTTAACATATTGTAAATTTTAGTTAAAGTTTCGTTTTTTATTTTTTCTTAATTTCCATATATTTTTTTAAAAAAATCCAAATATGATTCAAATAATCCTAATACCTAAAGATTGTACTGAAAACAAAACTTAAAAACTATAAGCATCTAAATCGTAGCCATCTCGTTTCGTTCTTCTTCTCCAATTTTCATTCTCTAAATTATGTAACAAAGTTATTATAGGATCAATAAAAACAAAAAGGTAGATGCAAATAGTCTTTTGGTTAATAGGTTTTGGAATGCTTACAAGTCTTTGTTATGCTAATTAGATTACAAATAGTATGCTCTTTGCTTATTATGTATTTCTTCATTCGACGTGGTTAAGAGTTTTGTCATCGAGGTTTAAATTGTTTTTTGTTTGATAGATTTTTAAAAAAAACCAAACTAAATCTAAACCAAACCAAACTAAACCGAACCAAACTAAACTCAAACCGAACCCAAACCAAAGCTACTTTGGTTTTAATTAGGTTGAGTTTTATAAAACTCAAATTAACCAAACCAAACCGAACTCAAACCGAACCTGAAACTAAACCGATATGCCCACCCTAGTATCTGCACCTCGTTTACGGTGAGATCTCGAGACGTGCGAAGGGTGTTTTTGGTAAATTGTAAACACTGTTGAATGTTATTTGTAGTCAATATGAACTCTGCTGGGCTCGTAAATTTGTAGTCAATATGAACTCTGCTGGGCTCATAATCAGGTTAATTATTTCAAAAATAATTGTTTAATGTTTGTTAAGAGTTATATTTACAAAGTAGAAAAACATATGAATAATAAGATTTATGAATTACGATTTCTTGAAGTTGTTAGATATAACTCCTTAGAGGAGATTCTTCATGTCGTGATAACCTCTACGTGGTATTAAGAATTAAGTAAGTCAGAAGCCGTAACATTCTTGAATGGCATATCTATTAGTTTTGTGGTATTTGCAGTACTTCTTGGAGGTGGTATTTGAAGATGGTCCTCAAATATTACATGATCGTAACATTCAAAAAATATAGTTTTTCAAATTGAGATTAAAATTAGGAAAAGTTTTATAAAAATATTCCAACTAAATTTCATTAATTTTTTTAATATCCAAACTTTTTCTCTACCCGGTTTAATACCCAACTAATTATTTTGTTCATTTTAATACACAAACTTTTAAAATTATCTCTTTTAACCTAAATATTGTTTATTTTAATTAAAAATACTAATAAGTTTCAAACAAACTAGATTTAAAATATTAAAAATCTCCAAAATCTAAAAAAAGTTTTTTGTAGTTTTGTTTTAAGGTTTAGGAAAGAAGACAAATAAATTAGGAATAAAATTTAAAAATTAAAAAAAAAAATTTGAAGAAAAATAAATAAATTTATTTTCTATTTCAGAAAACAAACTAAATTCAATATTTAAAAATTAAAACTTTTATTACAAAATTTAAGATTATACACAGTTTAGTTACTTTTATTTCTCAAATAGAAAATAAAATAAGAATTTTCTGAGATTTTATGTAAATTTTAGATATTTTGTAAATTTCTTTTGAAATTTATTAGTATTTTTAATTAAAATAAACAAAGTTCAGATATTAAAGTGGGCATAGTTTTAAAAGTTTGTATATTAAAATGAGCAAAATAATTAGGTTTGGTTTTAAATTAGGTAACAAAAAGATTGGTATTAAAAAACTTAATGAAATTTAGTTGGGCTATTTTATGGAATGATCCTCTTTTAATAATATCGATATTATTTTCAATCATCTTAATTAATTAAAGCGTGTAATAATTTATTCGTTTCAAATTAAACATCGTTGTAGCATTTTTTTTTGTTGCAAATAAATGTCGTTTTATGATTCTAATGCAATTTTTTCATTAATTTATCTATTTTGCCTCAAATTAAAATAAAATAAATAATAAATATTTTGTTGCAAACAAATTTGAGCATTTACCTAGTTTCTTAATTTGCGTACAAAATTTTAAAACAACAACTAATCTGAAATAGAGGAAGTGGTTATTACTAATCCCTTTTATATTATACGATGACATGATTCCAATCGCAAGTTTTTTACTTGGTTCCAAAATAGTTGATCATTCATCTACAATTTGCTACTTTCTAATACCCTATATCGGTTTTATAATGCTTTTGTTAATTAAATTATTTTAATGAACTTGTTATTATAACTTTTCCATTTTGTCATCATCATTCTATACGTGTTAGAATTTAAGGATTTTGTTTTAGAATTTTATGACTTTTTAAGCCAAATAACATATATTTATTAGATCTAACTCGACCATAACTTATACATATTCCAAAATTTATTATTCTATAACAGAGTTCAATTTTGATTTGAATATTAACATGTGATATGTGTTATTGTCGATGTTACGTTCTTCAAAACTTTTCAATTTTTATATTTATGCGACGTTGAAGTTATTTAAATGGGGTCAATCAAAGTCTCTGTTGCAACTATTACACTTGGAGATGCCCTTTTACAAAAAAAAAAAAAAAAAAAAAAAAAACTATTACACTTGGAGAATCAATTGAAGCTTATGTGTTTCGAGAATGCACACATAAAAAAACAAAAAACAAAAGTGAGTAAAAAAGATAATAGATTGAAAAGATAAAGTTGACAAAAAAATGATTGAAAAGACAAAGATTCAAAGACTAAAAATTTAAATTACATGTGTAGACGCAACCGAAATAACTCAACCGATAACTTAATCTCCTTTTCTCTTTTGTCAATACTTTCGATGTTCTCTTTCGGATAGTAGTATTTGTCGGCTGATAGTAGCGGGGCCGGATCTGAGAATTTAGGAGCTTGAAACGTTTCCTAAGAACTCTAAAAATTTTGGGGGTCGGAGTTAATTTTTGGAGGCTTAAACCTATGCAAAAAACCTCTAAAAATTTTGGGGGCCGAGGCCAATGTTTCATTCGGCTGTCTCCAGATCCGGCTCCGAAAAGTAGACTGAGTACTGCTCTGTTATTTAAGCCCAACGTAAATTAAAACGGTTTTACGTAAAACAAAACATCAACAAACATGACCCGGTACTCAGCAACCTTTTTTTTGACATCACTCGCAACTTTGAATTAAAGTTCCATGACTCTATAATCTATACATTTGCGGGCTTATAACACGATATAACTATGGTTGAACAATCAAATTAGTATTTAATAATTATTAGTATATACATTTCATTTCGTGCATGTGCACGGATAATCACCGGTCCAGTAATATTTTAAAAGTGCAATCGGTTTTGTATCGGTATCTCTTCATTACCATTAACATGAATGACGTATAAAGAGCTGAGAGAATATTTCATGTAAGTAACACTTTTTAAAAAAGCATATAATACTCTATTTTTAATTTATATTTTTGACAAACATATAATACTATTTTTTTTGATGAAATTTCAAATTTATTGATTATCCCAAAAGAATATACGTACAAAGTAAATGTTTATAGTGTAAATAATAAGGTAGAGACAAAACGTTAATCGAAATGAGTTTCAAACCATCTTTTCATCAAACCTTGCAGCTTTCCCTGCAGTGAGTAACCAGTGGAGGTGATACAATCCATTTTGTCCACCATCCTAGCAATGATCAACCAGCTTTGAGATGTTATTATGCTGAGCCAAATGTAGTATATCGTAACCTGCAGTGCAAGCCTCAAGAGAATAAACGTATGCCTATTGTTGGTGCCCATAAGAAAGCAAGTCATGGTGGTATCTCAGTCAGGATCTGGATCTGTTCCAACGAGGTTCCCAGCCAGGGGCAGACTTTATAATTTTGTTTTTAACACAATTTTAAGTATGTTAATCTAGAATATTTGGTTAAATTATTTCAGTGGTGCCAAGGGCTCCAATGTTTGACCATAATCTTTTTTTTTTTGCCAATCTTAACACATATATAATTACTCTTTGTTCTCATATTTATTTGTGTCATTTCTTGTTTCCTTAAACTTCATTAAATTAGTTATAGTTATTTGTTCAGTTTTGTTGCGTAGTTTAAATTTCGTTTTTCCCTCATTCTATTTCTGAAAAGATAAATATTTTATGTTCTATATGTATTAAAATATATTAAATCTGATAATAAAAGATTAACTATGGTAGTTAAGTAAATGTACTTATCATTTTAAGATTACAATCTGATTATTAACTCATATAAAAATGTATTGAAAACATAAAATATATCTTTTTAGAAAAACATTTGTAAAACAGTATTTTCATAAACAAAGAGGATATTTATTTAGTTGGAAACAATATTTATATAAACTATATATATAAATTTATTGTGCTCCATATATAATATTTTTCTAGATCCGTACATGTTCCCAGCAACACGGAGCCAAAGCTGAATGCAAAGAATGAGTGGTTTGTGTTATTGATTGTAGTGGCCGATTTAATTTATTGTGTTCATTATACAACGTGAAATATGATAGACGAAGGATTGAGAGGATATTGATGTGTTTTGCAATTTTTTGGTTCGTGTAATTAAATGTAGTGGTAGACAGACATAAATGGAGTCGGCATAGTATAGTGAGATATTAAAAATTAAAATATTTTAAGTTTCTAACATCAATTAGATAATCATAGCAAATAATAATTAATGCAAATATCTTCTTACTATTTGAGAAAAACTTTTTAAAATAAACTTTGGCTTTGTGTCATTCACAAGTTTGCCATTACTTATGTGTCAACACCACATTTCACTTCACATCCTTCTTTTAATAACATTTTTAGCTTAGAATAAATACATATTGTGCCATTGACACAAACATATAGTATAAGTTTCATTTATGCATCTTTATTGTAAACATAAGTATATTTCATGCTTGCAGGCTATTGGCACATACATTTTAGAATATACAACCTTAATACGTGCGATTTTTCAAAAACATAAGTATATTTCTTGTCTTTTATTTCATATTTTAGATTTGTCGACCATAAAACTATTAGTTATCTATAAATTTGAATCTGAATGTGCTAACAATGCATATAACATAATTTCGATCATGAATCTGAATGGGCTAGCAATTTGAATTATGAATACATTTGACCATGAAGATAACATAATCAAATAAATATAACTTTGTATATTTGATCATGTAAAAAAATATAAGAATTTGACCATATAGTTAACATAATCAAAAATATTATATGATTGTGGAAAATCGCACGTATAAAGTGATAAAATCACGTTCATCTAGCAACAACATCACAATCACGTTTAAATATAGAAAGTCACATAAAAAGTCAAAAATTAGGATCAAATATCACAATCACTGTTCATCACGTTTCTAAATATGGAAAGTCGCATGTTAAATCTTAATGGTTATAGAAGAGATGCCATATTTGATCCCAATTTCCGAATGATTATGGATGTTGACCAATCAACGACTTAATTATATTTACTTCATTTTAGGCATGAAAATATTTTTTTACGAATATATATTCCTACCTCGCTGTAAATATAAAATAATCAAGACACAAAATCTTAGTTTAACATATCTGAAGCCATATTATCTCTACTTTTTTTGAATTATGCGTATAATTAGGGTTTTTTTTGCATTGTTTGTAGGCGTTAGAATAATGAGTTTGAATTTCCTTAAAAACTTTTGCTTATAAATTTTGCTTTTCATATTTTATTATTGTATTGTCTATGTTTCTTTTAATCTTATGAAAGTAATAATTTGATTTTCTATTTTTATTTTTATTTTTATCTTAATACCATAACTAAATTTAAATAGTTATTTACTTCCACGGACTAAACTTCGATTACACCTAACCAATAACACAAGTTTGTAACGGTTCAATTAATTAACCTTATATAAA
The DNA window shown above is from Brassica oleracea var. oleracea cultivar TO1000 chromosome C3, BOL, whole genome shotgun sequence and carries:
- the LOC106336441 gene encoding uncharacterized protein LOC106336441, producing METVKPRAVAPKGKFRRTFAKVLNIHKLTGVAPEEDVKKLKLDSKNANISESFYKLEEEYERRLSLEALLAKLFATVSTIKAGYAQLQHSQSPYDAIGIQKADNLVVSELKTLSELKQCFSTKQMDPNPERTLVLAEIQELRSLLKTYEIMGRKLESQCKLKDSEILFLREKLEETTKQNKLTEKRLDQSGQLCNPLDNLHLSALNQTHFVAYLNHTVKSIRGFVKLMVQQMKLAGWDLSMAANSIQPGVFYYKQDHKCFAFEHFVSNVMFEAFHLPHFSTDSRSFKKQSKTERGAFFERFTELRSMKARDYLNARPKSRFARFCRAKFLRLIHPKMEEAFFGHTQLRNQVSAGVFPETSLCSGFLEMAKRVWLLHCLALSFEHEAEIFRVHRGCRFSEVYMKSVAEEALEETEQPRVAFTVVPGFRVGNSLIQCEVYLSGS